Proteins encoded in a region of the Alosa sapidissima isolate fAloSap1 chromosome 19, fAloSap1.pri, whole genome shotgun sequence genome:
- the LOC121693763 gene encoding syncoilin-like: METTETAITPDGCLEQEAESYMPSVGGELEGEPQPTQGVASDYPWTGNPVGITEDKQVHVHITDSVHPLFVEMCSPSPVQTMSRVTSAPLSAQASAPASMEPSAPGPMQTSSCVAAQTLASLSEHLTPQLPMQCSRSPSPPLTGVFTIQAQTSASLTETVSHPPQAVLSVPGQVSAPHLTQTPPLTPAQSCASLAMQISPLCFAPLPVQTSPPPQWAVEEEVAAHFGTCLEEVGVLERRREALVHELLQLEQPMMEAVRAVRAELAQAYGRLTRAQLQLLWRQEDVRQVKRKLLNVTRHSIQSQVDLSALQYEVAQSVIMQEELQSQVLDHLQEVAQLREDHKKQMDSQQNNLKKRRRRRTMSDLSHCRRFSADLSSYTCGSMKMLEDWYEPRVLALLRRRQTAEEVLRRSRELTEELRTRLLPLQEEAHKLTLQRKCLEQTIALMEREREESATQYKESIFYLEETMRELKTDLQMQRMANAELKQLKNSLLLELQSYGCSISISEHTDMASGGGEDL, from the exons ATGGAGACGACGGAGACAGCCATTACCCCTGATGGATGTCTGGAGCAAGAGGCAGAATCATATATGCCCTCTGTGGGGGGTGAGCTTGAGGGAGAGCCTCAGCCAACTCAAGGAGTAGCGTCAGACTATCCCTGGACAGGGAACCCAGTGGGCATCACAGAGGACAAACAGGTGCACGTCCACATCACAGACTCTGTGCACCCTCTGTTTGTGGAGATGTGTTCTCCATCCCCTGTGCAGACAATGTCTCGTGTCACGTCAGCTCCACTGTCTGCGCAGGCTTCCGCTCCAGCTAGTATGGAGCCATCTGCCCCAGGACCCATGCAAACCTCTTCCTGTGTCGCTGCTCAAACCTTAGCCTCTCTCAGTGAGCACCTGACTCCTCAGCTCCCTATGCAGTGCTCAcgttctccatctcctcccttAACAGGCGTGTTTACCATCCAGGCACAGACTTCTGCTTCTTTAACAGAAACTGTGTCCCATCCTCCCCAGGCAGTCCTTTCTGTACCTGGGCAGGTGTCTGCTCCTCACCTGACCCAGACACCTCCCCTTACACCTGCGCAGTCTTGTGCTTCTCTGGCAATGCAAATCTCTCCGCTCTGCTTTGCGCCGCTGCCTGTGCAAACATCCCCTCCACCACAGTGggcggtggaggaggaggtggctgCTCATTTCGGGACGTGCCTGGAGGAGGTGGGTGTCCTGGAGCGCCGGCGGGAGGCACTGGTGCACGAGCTGCTGCAGCTGGAGCAGCCCATGATGGAGGCGGTGCGGGCGGTGCGGGCGGAGCTGGCTCAGGCGTACGGGCGGCTGACGCGGGCACAGCTGCAGCTGTTGTGGCGGCAGGAGGACGTGAGGCAGGTGAAGCGGAAGCTGCTCAACGTGACCAGGCACAGCATCCAGAGCCAGGTGGATCTGTCGGCACTGCAGTATGAGGTGGCTCAGTCTGTCATCATGCAG GAGGAGCTCCAGTCCCAGGTCCTGGATCATTTACAGGAGGTGGCCCAGCTTCGGGAGGACCACAAAAAACAAATGGATAGTCAGCAAAACAACCTAAAGAAACGCCGACGCCGTCGTACCATGAGTGACCTCTCTCACTGTCGACGCTTCTCTGCTGACCTCAGTAGCTATACTTGCGGCAGTATGAAGATGCTGGAGGACTG gtATGAGCCCCGTGTGCTGGCCCTGCTGAGACGCAGACAGACTGCAGAGGAGGTGCTGAGGAGGAGCAGGGAGCTCACGGAGGAGCTGAGGACTCGTCTCCTACCCCTACAGGAGGAGGCGCACAAGCTCACGCTGCAAAGGAAATGCCTGGAGCAGACGATTGCACTGATGGagcgggagagggaggagagtgcCACACAATACAAa GAGAGCATCTTTTATCTGGAGGAGACTATGAGAGAGCTGAAG